The Falco peregrinus isolate bFalPer1 chromosome 9, bFalPer1.pri, whole genome shotgun sequence genome includes a window with the following:
- the RBM38 gene encoding RNA-binding protein 38 → MHTVQKDTTFTKIFVGGLPYHTTDSSLRKYFEVFGDIEEAVVITDRQTGKSRGYGFVTMADRAAAERACKDPNPIIDGRKANVNLAYLGAKPRSIQTGFTIGVQQLHPAFIQRPFGLTPHYVYPQAIIQPSVVIPTPVQSITSPYIDYTAASQAYSQYTTAAYDQYPYAASPAAGFVGYGYTGTVQPPITASNPAAPATAFVQYQPQQLQPDRMQ, encoded by the exons ATGCACACCGTGCAGAAGGACACCACCTTCACCAAGATCTTCGTCGGGGGGCTGCCCTACCACACCACCGACTCCTCCCTCAGGAAGTACTTCGAGGTCTTCGGGGACATCGAGGAGGCGGTGGTGATCACCGACCGGCAGACCGGCAAATCCCGGGGATACGGCTTT GTGACCATGgcagacagagcagcagctgaaagagcGTGCAAAGACCCAAACCCCATCATTGATGGCAGGAAAGCGAATGTGAACCTGGCATATTTGGGAGCAAAACCAAGAAGTATTCAAACTG gttttacCATAGGTGTGCAGCAGCTACATCCAGCCTTCATTCAGAGACCCTTTGG ACTCACGCCTCACTATGTTTACCCTCAAGCTATCATCCAGCCCAGCGTGGTGATCCCTACCCCTGTGCAGTCCATCACGTCTCCCTACATTGACTACACCGCCGCCAGCCAAGCCTATTCCCAGTACACCACAGCTGCCTACGATCAGTACCCCTAcgctgcctctcctgctgccGGCTTTGTGGGATACGGCTACACGGGCACAGTCCAGCCTCCCATCACCGCCAGCAACCCAGCGGCGCCCGCCACCGCTTTCGTGCAGTACCAGCCCCAACAGCTGCAGCCCGACCGCATGCAGTGA